In Streptomyces sp. TLI_146, the genomic stretch GGATGAGCGCCGACCTGGAGCGCTCGGGCGACCTGGCCCAGCACGTGGCCAAGCTGACCCGGCTGCGCTACCCGGAGCGGGCGGTCCCGCGCGATCTGCACGCCACCATCCTGGAGATGGGCCAGCTGGCCCAGCGCCTGATGGCGAAGGCCGCCGAGGTGATCATCACCAAGGACGTCGACCTGGCGCTCCAGCTGGAGCAGGACGACGACGAGATGGACCTGCTGCACCGCACGCTCTTCCAGCACCTGATGGACGACCGCTGGAAGCACGGCATCGAGACGGCCGTCGACGTGACGCTGCTCGGCCGCTACTACGAGCGCTTCGCCGACCACGCGGTCTCGGTCGCCAAGCGCGTCGTGTACCTGGTCACGGGCGAGCACGCGGACGAGCTCCAGCAGTCGGCGCAGGTCGAGGGCGCGTAGGGGCGGAGCGGGGAGCGGGACGGCTCGGCACGCGGGGGTGCGGACGGCGCCTCGAAGCGCGGGGGCGCGCGGGCAGGGCGGTACGCGCCGTTGATGCGCCCGCCCCGGCGGGCGTCCAATGGGGGTGAGGTACGCGTACCCCCAACCCCGGGAGGGACCATGACCGAGACCCCGACTCCGAACGCCTCCGGCTGCAGCTGCGGCCCCGGCTGCCAGTGCGGCTGCCAGTCGGGCGGCTCCTGCCAGTGCGGCGGCGGCTGCGGCTGATCCGATACGCGAAGGGGCCCCGTCCGTCGACCGGACGGGGCCCCTTCGCGCGCTGCCGCTTCGGGCAGGTGTCAGTCCTGGTCGGACGCGTCGCCGTAGACGTTGCCGGGGCTGATCACCTGGGTGATGGCCCGGCCGAGCAGGGTGCTGGGGTTCTCGCCGTTCGAGGCGATGTCGGTGTTGAGCAGGATCACCATCGTCGCCTTCTGGGCGGGCAGGTAGACCGTCAGGCTCTGGTAGCCGGGCAGGGAGCCCGCGTGGCCGATCCACCCGTGGTTGATGTCGATGCCGAGCCCGTAGAAGTCGCCCGGCGCGCCGGTGGGCTGCGCGTCGAGGCGCTGCGCCTGGGTGTGCCTGCTCAGGAGCCGGCCGGTGGCGACGTTCACCGCCCAGGAGCGCATGTCGTCGAGATCGGAGATCATCGCGCCGGCCGCCCAGCCCCAGCTGGGGTTGAAGTGCGTGGCGTCCGCCACCGTGCCGTCCGGCGTGAAGTCGGTGTAGCCGTGGGCGTGCGGCCGCGGGAACTCCGCCGCCTTCGGCAGGAAGGTGTGCCGCAGGCCGCTCGGCCCGGTGATCAGGTCCCGGATCACGCCCCGCAGCGGGCGGTGGGTGACCTTCTCGACGACCAGCCCGAGCAGCACGGTGTTGGTGTTGGAGTAGTCGAACCGCGTCCCGGGCGGGAACTGGTTGGGGTGCTCGAAGGCGAGGCGGAGCAGTTCCCTCGGGGCCCACTGGCGGTGCGGCTGCGTCGTCAGCAGGTGCTGGAACTCCTCGTCCTTGCTGTACGGGAACAGACCGCTGCGCATCTCCGCGAGCTGACGCAGCGTGATGTGCCGTCCGTCGGGCACTCCGCGGACGTACCGGGAGATCGGGTCGTCCAGGCCGACCTTGCCGCGGTCGACGAGCTGGAGCAGCGCGGTGACGGTGAAGGTCTTGGTCTCGCTGCCGATGCGCATGTTCAGGTCGGTCCGCATCGGGGCGCCGGTGCGCTTGTCGGCGACGCCGAAGGCCCGCACATAGCGCGGCTGTCCGGGCTTCCAGACGCCCACGATCACTCCCGGGACCCCGGCGTCGGCCGCCGCCCGCTGGATCACCCGGTCGAGCTCCGCCGCGGTCCCGGCCCAGGGCGGTGGCGCGGCGGCCGCTGTCCGGGGAGCCGGTACGGCCGCCGCGGGACCGGCGACCGAGGGCAGGAAGGCCGCCACGCAGGCGGAGACGACCAGCGCAGTGCGAAACAGGGCATTCCTGCCCATTCGGATATACATACGTCCTGGATAAGTCCCGCCGGGCCGCTGCCCGCAGTGCAACGCTGGCCCCCGGCCCACATTCATCCGAACGCCCCGGGGCCGCCTCACCCGGCGGAGAAGAGGCCGAGGGCCCCGAGCGGTCCCCGGCCGTGAAAATGCCTCCCGGCCGCGCCCTTCGCGCGGCCGGGAGGCATGATCACGTCGGCTACTTCTTCTTGCCCTGGTTCTTGACCGCCTCGATCGCGGCGGCGGCCGCATCCGGGTCGAGGTAGGTGCCGCCGGGCTTGACCGGCTTGAAGTCGGCGTCGAGCTCGTAGACGAGCGGGATGCCGGTCGGGATGTTCAGGCCCGCGATGTCGGCGTCGGAGATGCCGTCGAGGTGCTTGACCAGCGCGCGCAGCGAGTTGCCGTGGGCGGCGACCAGCACGGTCCGGCCCGCGAGCAGGTCCGGGACGATGCCGTCGTACCAGTACGGCAGCATGCGGACGACGACGTCCTTGAGGCACTCGGTGCGGGGGCGCAGCTCCGGCGGGATGGACGCGTAACGGGCGTCGTCGCTCTGCGAGAACTCCGTGCCGTCCGCGAGCTCCGGCGGCGGGGTGTCGTACGAGCGGCGCCACAGCATGAACTGCTCCTCGCCGAACTCGGCGAGCGTCTGCGCCTTGTCCTTGCCCTGGAGCGCGCCGTAGTGGCGCTCGTTCAGGCGCCAGCTGCGGTGGACCGGGATCCAGTGGCGGTCGGCGGACTCCAGCGCCAGTTGGGCCGTGCGGATCGCGCGCTTCTGGAGGGAGGTGTGCAGCACGTCGGGGAGCAGGCCGGCGTCCTTGAGCAGCTCACCGCCGCGCGCAGCCTCCTTCTCGCCCTTCGCGGTGAGGTTGACGTCCACCCACCCGGTGAACAGGTTCTTCTCGTTCCACTCGCTCTCGCCGTGGCGGAGGAGGATCAGCTTGTACGGTGCGTCGGCCATGCGTCCGAGCGTAATCGACGTTCGCGGGCCCTCGCGCGCGCGGGGAGGAAGGCGCCCAGGGCGTCTCGGCACGTGGACGATTGACGGACGGTGTCAATTGAGTGGCGGGTTCCGATCTCTGCGTCGTAAGTTGCGGCTATCGCCTGCGCCACTTACACATCTTCGGGGGAATCGATGTCCGTCGCCAGTCTCAGACGCGCCGCACGAGAGAGCGTCTCGGGTCTGCCCCGGGAGTTCTGGTGGCTGTGGACGAGCACGCTGATCAACCGGCTCGGGGCGTTCGTCGCCACCTTCATGACCCTCTATCTGACCCATGAGCGCGGCTACTCCGCCTCGTACGCGGGTCTTGTCGTCTCCCTGCACGGTCTGGGCGGGGTGGTCTCCTCGCTCGGCGCGGGCGTCCTGACCGACCGGCTCGGCCGCCGCCCCACGATGATGATCGCCCAGACGGCGACGGCCTTCTCGGTGGCGCTGCTCGGCTTCATGACCGACCCGGCGGCGATCGTCGCC encodes the following:
- the phoU gene encoding phosphate signaling complex protein PhoU, which encodes MRDAYHEELDSIGEGLVEMARLVGSAIGRATTSMLDADLKLAESVIAADQKVDDLQHELEARAIALLARQQPVATDLRIVVTSLRMSADLERSGDLAQHVAKLTRLRYPERAVPRDLHATILEMGQLAQRLMAKAAEVIITKDVDLALQLEQDDDEMDLLHRTLFQHLMDDRWKHGIETAVDVTLLGRYYERFADHAVSVAKRVVYLVTGEHADELQQSAQVEGA
- a CDS encoding serine hydrolase, which encodes MGRNALFRTALVVSACVAAFLPSVAGPAAAVPAPRTAAAAPPPWAGTAAELDRVIQRAAADAGVPGVIVGVWKPGQPRYVRAFGVADKRTGAPMRTDLNMRIGSETKTFTVTALLQLVDRGKVGLDDPISRYVRGVPDGRHITLRQLAEMRSGLFPYSKDEEFQHLLTTQPHRQWAPRELLRLAFEHPNQFPPGTRFDYSNTNTVLLGLVVEKVTHRPLRGVIRDLITGPSGLRHTFLPKAAEFPRPHAHGYTDFTPDGTVADATHFNPSWGWAAGAMISDLDDMRSWAVNVATGRLLSRHTQAQRLDAQPTGAPGDFYGLGIDINHGWIGHAGSLPGYQSLTVYLPAQKATMVILLNTDIASNGENPSTLLGRAITQVISPGNVYGDASDQD
- a CDS encoding phosphoglyceromutase, producing the protein MADAPYKLILLRHGESEWNEKNLFTGWVDVNLTAKGEKEAARGGELLKDAGLLPDVLHTSLQKRAIRTAQLALESADRHWIPVHRSWRLNERHYGALQGKDKAQTLAEFGEEQFMLWRRSYDTPPPELADGTEFSQSDDARYASIPPELRPRTECLKDVVVRMLPYWYDGIVPDLLAGRTVLVAAHGNSLRALVKHLDGISDADIAGLNIPTGIPLVYELDADFKPVKPGGTYLDPDAAAAAIEAVKNQGKKK